In Chelmon rostratus isolate fCheRos1 chromosome 20, fCheRos1.pri, whole genome shotgun sequence, a single window of DNA contains:
- the shha gene encoding sonic hedgehog protein A: MLLWTRIVLAGLICLSLVSSGMGCGPGRGYGRRRHPKKLTPLAYKQFIPNVAEKTLGASGRYEGKITRNSERFKELTPNYNTDIIFKDEENTGADRLMTQRCKDKLNSLAISVMNQWPGVKLRVTEGWDEDGHHFEESLHYEGRAVDITTSDRDKSKYGTLSRLAVEAGFDWVYYESKAHIHCSVKAENSVAAKSGGCFPGSSTVTLQGGTKKAVKDLQTGDRVLAADDDGNPIYTDFIMFIDQDSTTRRLFYVIETDSGQKITLTAAHLLFVGHNSTQEERMSAIFASQVQLGQKVFVFDAEQSRLEPVTVKRIYTQEHEGSFAPVTVQGTVVVDQVLASCYAVIEDHVLAHWALAPVRLAHWVSSLLFSSQPQVSAQNDGVHWYSKILYQLGTWLLDSHSIHPLGMSVYPS, encoded by the exons atgctgctctgGACCAGAATCGTATTGGCCGGTCTCATCTGCTTGTCCTTGGTGTCCTCTGGGATGGGATGCGGACCGGGCAGGGGCTACGGCAGGAGAAGACACCCGAAGAAGCTGACACCTCTTGCGTACAAGCAGTTCATCCCCAACGTGGCGGAGAAGACCCTCGGGGCAAGCGGCAGATACGAAGGCAAGATCACAAGAAACTCCGAGCGATTTAAAGAACTGACTCCCAATTATAACACAGACATCATATTCAAGGATGAGGAGAACACCGGTGCCGACAGGCTAATGACTCAG AGGTGTAAAGACAAGCTGAACTCTCTGGCCATCTCGGTGATGAACCAGTGGCCCGGGGTGAAGCTCCGGGTCACCGAGGGCTGGGACGAAGACGGACACCACTTCGAGGAGTCGCTCCACTACGAGGGCAGGGCCGTGGACATCACCACCTCGGACAGAGACAAGAGCAAATACGGCACTCTGTCCAGGCTGGCGGTGGAAGCCGGATTCGACTGGGTCTATTATGAATCCAAGGCACACATCCACTGCTCTGTGAAAGCAG aaaacTCAGTGGCAGCGAAGTCAGGCGGCTGCTTCCCGGGCTCCTCCACCGTCACCCTTCAGGGTGGCACCAAGAAGGCGGTCAAAGACCTCCAAACCGGCGACAGGGTCCTGGCAGCAGATGACGATGGAAATCCGATTTACACCGACTTCATCATGTTCATAGACCAAGACTCGACGACCAGGAGGCTCTTCTACGTGATCGAAACCGACTCGGGCCAGAAAATCACCCTCACCGCCGCGCACCTCCTCTTCGTCGGCCACAACTCCACGCAAGAGGAGCGGATGTCGGCGATCTTCGCCAGCCAAGTCCAGCTCGGACAGAAGGTGTTCGTGTTCGACGCCGAGCAAAGTCGGCTCGAGCCTGTGACCGTAAAACGGATTTACACGCAAGAGCACGAGGGCTCCTTTGCGCCGGTGACCGTGCAGGGGACCGTCGTGGTGGACCAGGTCCTTGCGTCCTGTTACGCAGTGATCGAAGACCACGTCCTGGCGCACTGGGCCCTGGCACCTGTCAGGCTCGCCCACTGGGTGTCCTCGTTGCTTTTCAGTTCCCAGCCTCAAGTGAGCGCACAGAACGACGGAGTGCACTGGTACTCCAAGATCCTTTATCAATTAGGAACATGGCTCTTGGACAGCCACTCGATCCATCCACTTGGGATGTCAGTATACCCGAGTTGA